The DNA region GAGCACGCGGCGCCGGATCTCGAGCGCGTCCTCGAGCGTCTTCAGGCCCGGCGCGAAGCGGGCCCACTCGTCGTGGCCGAAGTAGGAGTGCGTCGCGCCGGCCGCGACGACCAGGTAGTCGTAGTCGAGCGCGTAGCCGTCGGCGAGGCGAAGCCGGCGCTGCTCCGGCTCGATCGCCGCCGCCTCGGCGAGCAGCGTCCGCACGTTGCGCTGGCGCGAGAGCACGTGGCGGATGGGCTCGGCGATGTCGGCGGGGCTCAGCGCGGCGGTGGCCACCTGGTAGAGGAGCGGCTGGAACAGGTGGTGGTTGCGGCGGTCCACCAGCGTGATGCGGACCCGCGCGCCGGCCAGCTCGCGCGCCGCGTACAGCCCGGCGAACCCCCCGCCCACGATCACCACGTGCGGCGTGTGCTGCTCCTTCTGCTGCTGCGGATCCACGCCGCCTCCTTGCCCGCGGCCTGTATACACCGGCCCGCCGCGCCCCGGGGGAGCGCGCCGCCCGCGCCCGGTGCGACACGCGGCCGCCGCCCGGCCCGCCCCTCCTCCTCCTCCCGTTCCCAGAGTCATTTCCTCCCGCCTCCCCTCCCCGACCCGGCCCCGGCCCTTCCCCTACCCCCCTTCCCCGACCCAGAGTCATTTTCGGGCCTCTGCCGGACGCCTCGACGCCGCGCCGCCTTCCCCCCCGACCCAGAGTCATTTCCGGGTCCCTGCCGGCGCCTTGACGCCGCCCCCGCGGGCCGGCAGGTTCCGCGCACGGCGCCGCCGCCGCACCGGCGCGGGAGGACCCGATGCCCCAGCACGCTCACGCGCTCGACGACGGCCTCGCCGCCGGCCCCGACGGGCGGCCGCGCTGCGGCTGGGGCGTCTCGGCCGCGGACTACGTCCGCTACCACGACGAGGAGTGGGGCTTCCCCGTCTCGGACGACCGCCGCCTGTTCGAGAAGCTGTGCCTGGAGGGCTTCCAGTCCGGGCTGTCGTGGCTCACCATCCTGCGCAAGCGCGAGGCGTTCCGGGCCGCGTTCGCCGGCTTCGACTTCGAGAAGGTGGCCGGCTTCGGCGCCCGCGACGTGGCGCGCCTGCTCGGCGACGCCGGCATCGTGCGCCACCGCGGGAAGATCGAGGCCACGCTGAACAACGCGCGGCGCGCCTGCGACCTCGCCGAGGAGGCCGGCTCGCTCGCGGCCTACTTCTGGCGGTTCGAGCCGGCGAAGGCGTCGCGGCCGGAGCGGGTCACCTGGGCGGCGCTCCGGGCGCAGCCCGTCAC from Anaeromyxobacter dehalogenans 2CP-C includes:
- a CDS encoding DNA-3-methyladenine glycosylase I; protein product: MPQHAHALDDGLAAGPDGRPRCGWGVSAADYVRYHDEEWGFPVSDDRRLFEKLCLEGFQSGLSWLTILRKREAFRAAFAGFDFEKVAGFGARDVARLLGDAGIVRHRGKIEATLNNARRACDLAEEAGSLAAYFWRFEPAKASRPERVTWAALRAQPVTAESKALSRDLKRRGWAFVGPTTCYAFMQAMGLVNDHLDGCALRGRVERARRGFERPTVAPGPAAEPEPARGRARAAGGRARR